A part of Brassica rapa cultivar Chiifu-401-42 chromosome A05, CAAS_Brap_v3.01, whole genome shotgun sequence genomic DNA contains:
- the LOC103866337 gene encoding trafficking protein particle complex subunit 13, translating into MSTGATQGPHSLAFRVMRLCKPSFHVDPPLRIDPFDLLAGEDFSDDPASASLLRRHLSSAEGVDSDLSYRNRFLISHPTDPIGLSGLLLLPQSFGAIYLGETFCSYISVNNSSTSQVRDVTIKAEIQTERQRILLLDTSKSPVESIRTGGRYDFIVEHDVKELGAHTLVCSALYNDADGERKYLPQFFKFVVANPLSVRTKVRVVKETTFLEACIENHTKANLFMDQVDFEPAKQWTALRLHDPSSQHPPSSVLGGIIPNPPVIIRSGGGIHNYLYKLVPSADVSGQTKLQGSSILGKFQITWRTNLGEPGRLQTQQILGAPVSRKEINMRVVEVPTALHLNRPFSASLNLTNQTDRQLGPFEVSLLQDESQMEKPVAINGLQKLMLPRLEAFGSSDFQLNLIASKLGVQKIGGITTFDTREKKTYELVPEMEIFVESD; encoded by the exons ATGAGCACCGGCGCGACGCAGGGACCGCACTCGCTCGCCTTCAGGGTGATGCGACTCTGCAAGCCTTCCTTCCACGTCGACCCTCCCCTCCGCATTGACCCTTTCGATCTTCTCGCCGGCGAGGACTTCTCCGACGATCCCGCTTCCGCCTCCTTGCTCCGACGCCATTTGTCTTCCGCCGAGGGCGTCGACTCCGATCTGAGTTACCGCAACAGATTCCTCATAAGCCACCCAACGGATCCAATCGGTCTCTCAGGTCTGCTGCTTCTGCCGCAGTCATTCGGGGCGATCTATCTGGGAGAGACGTTCTGTAGCTATATAAGCGTCAACAACAGCTCCACTTCCCAAGTCAGGGATGTTACCATCAAGGCGGAGATTCAGACAGAGAGGCAGAGGATTCTTCTTCTCGACACCTCCAAGTCTCCTGTTGAATCCATACGCACTGGTGGCCGCTATGACTTCATTGTTGAACACGATGTTAAAGAGCTTGGAGCTCACACCTTGGTTTGCTCTGCCTTGTACAATGATGCGGATGGTGAGCGTAAATACCTTCCCCAGTTCTTCAAGTTTGTCGTTGCTAACCCACTCTCTGTCAGGACCAAG GTTCGAGTTGTAAAGGAGACTACGTTTCTAGAGGCTTGCATTGAGAACCATACAAAAGCAAACCTCTTCATGGACCAAGTTGATTTTGAACCTGCCAAGCAATGGACTGCTCTCAGACTACATGACCCTTCCTCACAACATCCCCCATCCAG TGTTCTTGGTGGAATAATACCTAACCCGCCCGTTATAATCCGATCTGGTGGGGGCATCCACAACTATCTCTATAAGTTAGTCCCATCTGCTGATGTTTCTGGCCAAACCAAACTCCAGGGAAGTAGTATCCTCGGTAAATTTCAAATTACATGGCGCACAAATTTGGGTGAACCTGGTCGCTTACAGACCCAACAAATTCTTGGCGCT CCAGTGAGCCGCAAAGAGATTAATATGAGAGTTGTGGAGGTTCCAACTGCTTTACACTTGAATCGACCCTTTTCG GCATCCTTGAATCTCACAAACCAAACTGATAGGCAGTTGGGACCCTTCGAGGTTTCACTGTTACAAGATGAATCACAAATGGAGAAGCCGGTTGCAATTAACGGTCTCCAGAAACTG ATGTTACCAAGGCTTGAGGCATTTGGCTCCAGTGATTTCCAATTG AACCTGATCGCCTCCAAACTGGGAGTCCAGAAAATAGGTGGGATCACAACCTTTGACACAAGAGAGAAGAAAACCTACGAGCTTGTTCCAGAGATGGAG ATATTTGTAGAGTCGGACTAG